From the genome of Altererythrobacter sp. BO-6:
CGTTGAGATAGGTCAGGCTTTCGTCGATCCGGATCGAAAGGACATGCGGCACAGTGATTACCTTGTGCCGCTCGACATTGCGGAAATGCTCGGTCTCAGGCACGCGGCCCACCACAGCGGCGTGTGGGCGACTGGCGCGCCACAGATACAGCAACAGGCCCACTGCCACGCCCGCGATCACGCCCAGTTCCACGCCTGCCAGCAGGGTGATGCCGATGGTCGCCACATGCGCGGCGAAATCGGCCTTGGAATAGCGCCACAGCTGACCCGGGGTCTTCAGGTCCACCAGGCTCAGCACTGCAACGATGATAGTGGCGGCGAGCGTGGCGATGGGCAGGTTGAACAGCAGCGGGGTGAGGAACAGGGAAGCGAGCGCAATCCCCACCGCGGTGAAGGCACCCGCCGCCGGGGTTTCGGCGCCTGCATCGAAATTCACGACTGAACGCGCGAAGCCGCCAGTCACCGGATAGCCGCCGGAAAAGGCGCTGGCGACATTCGCTGCGCCAAGCCCGATGAGTTCCTGATTGGGGGCAATGCGCTGGCGCCGCTTGGCCGCCAGCGTCTGCGCCACCGAGACGCTCTCGACAAAACCGATGATCGAGATCAGCAGCGCGGGCACCCACAGCTGCTGGATCAGCGCAATGTCGGTCGAGGGCAGGGCGAAGGGCGGCAGGCCCTGCGGGATCGCGCCGACCAGGTTCACACCCTTGGCAGCAAGATCGAAGGCGAGCACGGCGACGATCGTCAGGGCTACGGCCGCCACTGGCCCGGCCTTCGCCGCCATATCGGCAGCACGGGGCGGCATGCCTGCCAGTTGCAGCGCGCGCTTGGCCCCCTTGCGCACCCAAAACAGGAACAGCGTGGCAGGAATGCCGATGGCCAGCGTCCAGGGGTTGGTGTCGCCGATCGTTTGCGCCAGCGAACCCAGCATGTCTGGCCAGTTGTCGCCGCCTGCCTTCACCCCCAGGATATGCTTCAATTGGCTGGTTGCGATCAGGATCCCGCTGGCGGTGATGAAGCCGCTGATTACCGGGTGTGATAGCAGGTTGGCGAGGAATCCCGCCCGCAGCAGGCCGAGCGCCGCCAGCATCACGCCAGACAGCATCGCCAGCGTGATCGCCGCTTCGAGATATTCTGCCGTGCCCTGCGCCGCGATGGCGCCTGCTGCACTCGCCGTCATCAGGGAAACCACCGCAACCGGCCCAACCGCCAGCGTGCGGCTGGTGCCGAAGATGGCATAGAGCACCAGCGGCATGATCGAAGCGTAAAGCCCCACCACCGGCGGCAAGCCCGCTAGCAAGGCATAGGCCAGGCTTTGCGGGATCAGCATGATGGTGACGATCACCGCCGCCATCAGATCATTGGTCAGCACCGATCGGTTATAGCTGCGCCCCCATTCGAGGATCGGGAAATAGCGGGCAAGCGCTGGCACCGGCCTGGGCCTATTGCGCAATCATGTTGCCGGGCCCCGCCAGCCATTCGCGGCCCTTGAGCATGCCGTTCCAGTAGAGCCACGGCAGGAAGTCCGCCTTGAGCAGCCAGGGTAGCCGCTGCGCCTTGGTCCCGTCGATCAGCCAGCTCGGGAAACTGGGGGCGAGCTTGCCGCCATAGCCGAATTCGGCGAGCACGATCTTGCCGCGTTCGACTGTCAGCGGACATGAACCGTAGCCATCGTACCCGGCGGTCGGCCCCTTGCCTGCGAGCTGGCGCAGCGCGTTGACTGTCACCACCGGCGCCTGCTTGCGGGCGGCGGCGGCGGTCTTGGCGTTGGGCATCGATCCGGCATCGCCCAGGCCGAAGACATTGGGATAGCGCACATGCTGCAGCGTATGCTGGTCGACATCAGTCCAGCCAGCCTCATTCGACAGCGGACTGTCGGCGAGGAATTGCGGTGCGACTTGCGGCGGGACGACATGGAGCATGTCGAACTGCTGCGTCACTTCGCCTTCCTCGGTCTTGAACGTCGCGGTTTGTGCCGGGCCATCGACTGCGACCAGATTGCTGCCGAGCTTGAGCGCGATGTGGTATTTCCCGACATAGTCCATCAGTGCCGGGACATAGTCGGCCACACCGAACAGCACGCCGCCGGCATTGCGGAACTCGACCTCTATGTCCCCCAGTACTCCGGCGTGGAGCCAATGGTCGCATGACAGATACATCGACTTCTGCGGGGCGCCGGCGCATTTGATCGGCATTGGCGGCTGGGTGAAAATCGCGCGACCGGATTTCAGCTGCTGGACCAGTTCCCAAGTGTAGGGCGCAAGGTCATAGCGATAATTGGATGTAACGCCGTTGCTGCCGAGTGTAGCCTCGAGGCCGTCGATCTTCTCCCACGCCAAGCGGATGCCCGGCGCGACAATGAGGACGTCATAGCGGACGGTCGAGCCATCCTCGAGCGTCACCTCATTGCTGTCTGGCTGGAAGCTCTTTGCGGCGGTTTTCAGCCAGGTCACGCCCCTGGGCATGACGCTGGCCATGGTCCGCCGGGTCACTTCGGGCTGGAAAACCCCGCCGCCGACCATGGTCCAGCCCGGCTGGTAGTAATGCGCATCGGCGGGTTCGACGATGGCGATGTCGAGTGTCGGCTGGCGTTTGAGCATGGACGCCGCCGTGGCGATGCCCGCTGCCCCGCCGCCAATGATGACGACCTGATGCGAAGTTGGCTGGCTCATCGTCTGGTCTCCTGAAAGGGCATGCTACGCGCCGAGCCGGTCAGCCAGCGCGGATAGATCGTATCCGGCAGTATGGGCCGCTGCGAGGCGCTGCGCCGCGCTCAGCCCGTCCGGATTGGCGAGCGTTTCCAGCGTGATCGAGCGTGTGCCGGTGCGGCAATAGGCCAGCACCTTGCCTTCGGTCCCGCGGCGCACCGCGCGAAAGGCAGCGACGGTCGGGGCAGGAAAGTTGCCGCCGCTGACTGGGATGTGGTGGAATGCCAGCCCCGCCGCTTCGGCAGCCGCGCGCATCTCCGCCACGCTCGGCTGGCCCGGTTCCTCGCCGTCCGGGCGGTTGCAGATCACTGCGGTAAAGCCCCGGCTCGCCAGATCCGCCAGCTCGCCCGGCTGCGGTTGTGGCGCGACGGCGATGTGTCCTGACACTTCACGGATATCCATCATCCCGCTCCTTCCACAAGGCGGACCAGACCCATGCCAGCCAGCATCGCGACCACGAATATGGCGGCAGAGAACGGCTCGATTACCAGCGCGGCTACACCTGGTCCCGGGCACAGCCCGGCAATGCCCCAGCCAATGCCGAACAGCGCGGAACCCCCAACCAGGCGCGGGGTCAGGTCGGTGCGGGTGGGCAGGGCGAATTTCTCTGCGAACAGGGGATGGGCCATGCGCGGCACGAAACGCCAGGCGATCGCCATCACGATCACTGCACCGCCCATAACGAAGGCCAGAGTTGGGTCCCATGCGCCGAACAGATCCAGGAAGCCGCGAACGCGCGCCGGATCGGTCATCCCGCCCAGCGTCAGCCCGGCTCCGAACAAGGTGCCCGATACCAATGGGGGAAGGATGCGACTGATCATAGCAGTACCTCAATCCCGAGCGTGTTCATCAGGGCGACTGTAGCAATTCCGGCGGCCATGAAGGTGAGCGTCGCGACAATCGAGCGCTGCGACAGGCGGCTGACCCCGCAAACCCCGTGGCCGCTGGTGCAGCCGCTGCCCAATCGCGTGCCGATGCCGACCAGCAAGCCCGCGCCGATCAGGAAGCCGGGGCTCGCAAAGCTGGCTTCGACCCCGCCTGATGCCAAGGCGACGATCCATGCGCCCAGCGGCAATCCGATCAGGAATGCCCAGGCACCGTCGCGCGAGATCCCGCTGTCCGCAATGCCTGTCGCGCGGGCAGCAATGCCGGAAACTCCCGCGATACGGCCCGCGCCCAGCAACATCAGCGCTGCAGCAAAGCCGATCAGGACTCCTCCTCCAAGCCCAGCCAGCGGGGCGGCGTCAGGGAAGCCTGGCAGCATCATACAGCGTTCACCGGCAGCTTGAGGTAAATGACGCCATTTTCATCCGGGGGCGGCATGTGCCCCGCGCGCATGTTGACCTGCACCGAGGGCAGGATCAGGCGCGGCATGTCGAGCGTGGCGTCGCGCGCTTCGCGCATGGCGACGAATTCGTCCTCGGTTACCCCGTCATGCGCATGGATATTGCCTTCACGCTCGGCCTGGACGGTCGTCTCCCAGACATATTCGCTGCGCCCCTTGGGCAGGTAGTCATGGCACATGAACAGCCGCGTTTGCGGTGGCAGCGAAAGGATCCGGCGCAGCGAACGGAACAGCGTGCGCGCGTCACCACCGGGGAAATCGGCCCGGGCCGTGCCATAGTCGGGCATGAACATCGTGTCGCCGGTGAACACCGCGTCGCCGATCACATAGGCGATGCAGGCCGGCGTATGCCCCGGGACATGCAGCACGGTGACCGGCAGACTGCCGATCTGGAACGTGGCCCCGTCGGCAAAGAGTGCATCAAAGTCGGAACCGTCCCGCTGGAATTCACTGCCCGCGTTGAACAGCTTGCCGAACACCTGTTGCACCGTGGTGATATGCTCGCCGATCGCGATCTTGCCGCCGAGCTGCTGCTGGAGATAGGGCGCCGCCGACAAATGATCGGCATGGGCATGTGTTTCCAGCAGCCACGTCACTTTCAGATTATGAGAAGTAATGTATGCTATAACCTCATCGGCTGAGGTGTGGCTGGTGCGGCCGGATGCCGGATCGAAATCGAGCACCGAATCGATCACCGCTGCCTCCAGCGTTGCCGGGTCATGCACGACGTAGGTTACGGTGAAGGTGTCATGGTCGAAGAAGCCCTTGATTACCGGGCGCTTTGCCGGATCGGCCAAGGCCTGCTCGACTTGGGCGGTCGCTGCGGCGAGGCCTGCGTCATGGCTTGCCATCACATATTCTCCATTTATTTACATAAAATGTGTATATGACTTGATTTCATTCTGTCAAGTGCTAAAGCCGTTTGCATGGACCAAAACGAAGCTACTTCCGCCTCAATTCACGGCTTGCGCATTGGCGATCATGCGCCAGATTTCGCCGCGCGCAGCACCACTGGCGACGTCAGGCTGTCGGATTTCCGGGGCCGGTGGCTGATCCTGTTTTCGCATCCGGCGGATTTTACCCCAGTCTGCACCACCGAATTCGTCGAGCTGGCGCGCATGGCGGCAGAATTCGAGCGGCGCGACTGTGCGCTGATGGCGCTATCGGTCGATAGCCTGTTTTCGCATTTCGCCTGGCTGCGCATGATCCGGGACCGGTTTGGCGTGGAAGTGCGTTTCCCGATAGTCGAGGACCCGACGCTAGTGATCGGGCGCGCCTTCGGCATGGTCGCTCCGCAAGACAGCGACAGCGCCACGGTGCGCACCACCTTCTTCATTGATCCTGCGGGAACGATCCGGGCGATGACCTGCTATCCCGCCAATATGGGCCGCTCGATTCCCGAAATGCTGCGGATGCTCGACGCGCTCCAGGCTGTCGATGCCCAGCACGGGCTTGCACCGGCGAACTGGCAGCCCGGCGATCCGCTGCTCAAGCCGCCATCGCAAAAGCTGGACGATGTCTATGCCGCCAGGGATGCTTCGGCATGGTTCCTGGGCGAAGCCGGAAAGGCCAG
Proteins encoded in this window:
- the sulP gene encoding sulfate permease; its protein translation is MPALARYFPILEWGRSYNRSVLTNDLMAAVIVTIMLIPQSLAYALLAGLPPVVGLYASIMPLVLYAIFGTSRTLAVGPVAVVSLMTASAAGAIAAQGTAEYLEAAITLAMLSGVMLAALGLLRAGFLANLLSHPVISGFITASGILIATSQLKHILGVKAGGDNWPDMLGSLAQTIGDTNPWTLAIGIPATLFLFWVRKGAKRALQLAGMPPRAADMAAKAGPVAAVALTIVAVLAFDLAAKGVNLVGAIPQGLPPFALPSTDIALIQQLWVPALLISIIGFVESVSVAQTLAAKRRQRIAPNQELIGLGAANVASAFSGGYPVTGGFARSVVNFDAGAETPAAGAFTAVGIALASLFLTPLLFNLPIATLAATIIVAVLSLVDLKTPGQLWRYSKADFAAHVATIGITLLAGVELGVIAGVAVGLLLYLWRASRPHAAVVGRVPETEHFRNVERHKVITVPHVLSIRIDESLTYLNARWLEEYVLERVAERPELRHVILMCSAVNEIDASGLESLEAINHRLGDGGIGMHLSEVKGPVMDRLHRTHFIEELNGKVFLSQDRAFSELARDDGAPPPPVDHYLARGMI
- a CDS encoding FAD/NAD(P)-binding oxidoreductase, giving the protein MSQPTSHQVVIIGGGAAGIATAASMLKRQPTLDIAIVEPADAHYYQPGWTMVGGGVFQPEVTRRTMASVMPRGVTWLKTAAKSFQPDSNEVTLEDGSTVRYDVLIVAPGIRLAWEKIDGLEATLGSNGVTSNYRYDLAPYTWELVQQLKSGRAIFTQPPMPIKCAGAPQKSMYLSCDHWLHAGVLGDIEVEFRNAGGVLFGVADYVPALMDYVGKYHIALKLGSNLVAVDGPAQTATFKTEEGEVTQQFDMLHVVPPQVAPQFLADSPLSNEAGWTDVDQHTLQHVRYPNVFGLGDAGSMPNAKTAAAARKQAPVVTVNALRQLAGKGPTAGYDGYGSCPLTVERGKIVLAEFGYGGKLAPSFPSWLIDGTKAQRLPWLLKADFLPWLYWNGMLKGREWLAGPGNMIAQ
- a CDS encoding TIGR01244 family sulfur transferase; translated protein: MMDIREVSGHIAVAPQPQPGELADLASRGFTAVICNRPDGEEPGQPSVAEMRAAAEAAGLAFHHIPVSGGNFPAPTVAAFRAVRRGTEGKVLAYCRTGTRSITLETLANPDGLSAAQRLAAAHTAGYDLSALADRLGA
- a CDS encoding DUF6691 family protein, encoding MISRILPPLVSGTLFGAGLTLGGMTDPARVRGFLDLFGAWDPTLAFVMGGAVIVMAIAWRFVPRMAHPLFAEKFALPTRTDLTPRLVGGSALFGIGWGIAGLCPGPGVAALVIEPFSAAIFVVAMLAGMGLVRLVEGAG
- a CDS encoding YeeE/YedE family protein, coding for MMLPGFPDAAPLAGLGGGVLIGFAAALMLLGAGRIAGVSGIAARATGIADSGISRDGAWAFLIGLPLGAWIVALASGGVEASFASPGFLIGAGLLVGIGTRLGSGCTSGHGVCGVSRLSQRSIVATLTFMAAGIATVALMNTLGIEVLL
- a CDS encoding MBL fold metallo-hydrolase, translating into MASHDAGLAAATAQVEQALADPAKRPVIKGFFDHDTFTVTYVVHDPATLEAAVIDSVLDFDPASGRTSHTSADEVIAYITSHNLKVTWLLETHAHADHLSAAPYLQQQLGGKIAIGEHITTVQQVFGKLFNAGSEFQRDGSDFDALFADGATFQIGSLPVTVLHVPGHTPACIAYVIGDAVFTGDTMFMPDYGTARADFPGGDARTLFRSLRRILSLPPQTRLFMCHDYLPKGRSEYVWETTVQAEREGNIHAHDGVTEDEFVAMREARDATLDMPRLILPSVQVNMRAGHMPPPDENGVIYLKLPVNAV
- a CDS encoding peroxiredoxin, with the translated sequence MDQNEATSASIHGLRIGDHAPDFAARSTTGDVRLSDFRGRWLILFSHPADFTPVCTTEFVELARMAAEFERRDCALMALSVDSLFSHFAWLRMIRDRFGVEVRFPIVEDPTLVIGRAFGMVAPQDSDSATVRTTFFIDPAGTIRAMTCYPANMGRSIPEMLRMLDALQAVDAQHGLAPANWQPGDPLLKPPSQKLDDVYAARDASAWFLGEAGKARRK